Part of the Oncorhynchus keta strain PuntledgeMale-10-30-2019 chromosome 31, Oket_V2, whole genome shotgun sequence genome, CTGAATTGGTCAGGAGTACTCTGTCATTTTTTTCTACTTCTACTTAATACTTTTCTACAAGCCAGGTGTTACAGGAATTTGGCCTTGAATGATTGTATCATTGCGCAGTGAGAACCCTACAAGTCATTGAAATGCCACTATAGAGTCAGAgctaattatactgaacaaaaacagttcatatgaggaaattaGTCAatataaataaattcattaggccctaatttatggatgTTAATTGACAAGGAATAAAGATATGCCTTTATTGGTTACAGATACCTTTTAAAAAATGGgcctgacaatgggcctcaggatctcattgCTGTAtatttgtgcattcaaattgccaatcggtaaaatgcaattgtgtttgttgttcaTAGTTTAtgctcataccataaccccaccgccaccatggaaCAGTCTGTTCACAATGCAAACTGCTCGCCTACAGCGACATTGGAGGCTGTTTATGGCAGAGCAATTGACATTATTTgctaacagctctggtggacattcctgctgtcagcatgccaattgcatactccctcaaaacttgagatgtCTGTGGCCttctgttgtgtgacaaaactgcaccttTTGGAGTTGCCAGCACAAGGCAAACCTGGGAAACGACCgtgatgtttaatcagcttcttgatatgccacacctgtcaggtggatggattatcttggcaaaggagaaatgctcattaacagggatataaacaaatttgtgtacaacatttgagaaaaataagctttttgtgcatacaGAATAtttctggtatcttttatttcagctcatgaaacatgggaccaagattttacatgttgtgtttgtatttttgttcagtgtagtatcaGTCCCAGAGGGCTGAAACATTTCTAGTTTTCATCCTATCCTAATAAGGGACTGGTTcagacctgggacaacaggtgagTGCAATTAACTACCAAGTAGAAACAAAAAGCAGAAGTGTTTCCACCCTCCAGGACCGGCATTGAATAGCCCTGACAGTCTGTAGCAGCCATATACAAACAACACTCAGAGCTAAAGAGCATAGTTCcagtaacaggtgtttattggtAGTACTGCATACACAGAGTATCTCCCCTCTCAGGACAAATAACCATATTCAGGTAGTTCAGTCAGTTACTAATACTCACTACATCCCCCTCCATGAAAAACTTCCACAACAAAATAATAACTTTGATTGTAGTACAAAAGATCAAAGTTGTAAAAGAGTCATatctggtgaaataaaaaaatgatttGTTAAAGCTCTTCAATGTCCTTTCATACACTTGATTAGAGCCTGGCATCTACATTAACATTACAAATCCACTTTGTAAAAAGAAAAGTGAAATGGACCATCTCCAATAATAACACTATGGTTATAGCACCGTTGAAATGTAGAAAAAGGCAACTTGAACtgtcctagctagctagccacgGTTACTGTAGGTGCCCACGTTTGCAGTGTCAAATGAGTATGTATATGTTtctactgacagacacacacatacatgaacTCACCCATGCTTTGTCAGTTTACCTCACAAACATGAACTCTAAAGACAGACTATCTAATGCTCATGCTCACCTCTCACTCATAACAGATTTTTTGCACAATCAATGTCCAGTAAAGTCAAAGCATATTCTAATTATTTCCCCACTTACCTATATTTAACCCCCTTCTCTTCATCTAGTCTCTAAAATGATTGATGTTTATGATAAAAATCAACCCCCATTTTCCCCTCTCTTTCAGTCTTGGTCTCAGGCTTGAATGTCACTAATACAAGTCTTTAGTGTGGGTCCCAGTTTCAAGTTCATTGAAACcccttttcctcctccctcccccgtcAGTCTCGTAGGCTGTTGATGAAGGCACAGATCTTGAGGGCGGGTCCTAGTTTGATGTTCATGGTGGAGATTAGGTGTTCTTCTCTGAGTAGCAGCAGGGCCTGTCCATCAATCTCCTGTGACAGGAACTGGGCAGCCAGGTCCTCACAacctgggaggggaggagagagtgaatACGTTATGAAAAGGGACTGCTCACTAGCAATGAACATCAACCTAAAATACACTTTGGCATGGGTTATGGACAAACCAGAACTGTTGGATTCTTTGATCTAATTCAGGGTTACCTAAACTGGGTCCTGGGGCCCCCCTGGATGCACATTTAGGTTTTTGCCCAAGCACTTCGAAGCTGATTCAAATAAGCAACTCATCATCTCAGGCTTGaacatttgaatcagctgtgtcgtGCAAGGGAAAAACCCAAAACGTGCCCCCAGGAcccagtttgggaaaccctgatctaATTGACCAGTTGGCCATGGGTTCCATTTTTACAGATTCCCCTACTATGAAGACTCTTAATTCATTGTTTACTTCATTGACTGTTAATGAATGAGTACTGACCTTGTAGTGAAGAGATGAACCTGCAGACCTCCTCCACACCCCAATGGGCGGGGCTCCCAGACAGGAAGTTGGCCTCATCCAATGGGAGGCTGCCTTGAGCTGAGTCATCCAAATGGGGATCACAGTGGGCGGGCCTagggcaggagagggaggagctaggggagagtgatggggaatcttcctcctcctcctctccgtcaCAGCTGGACACATCCTCTGAGCGACTGGACTCAGAACGACACTACAGCCAATCATAGAGAGAAGAGCGTCATACATGTAGGCCTGCAGtttaaatatggtactggaactgaccctgtatgtatgtatgtatgtatgtatgtatgtatgtatgtatgcatgtatgcatgtatgcatgtatgtatgtatgtatgtatgtatgtatgtatgtatattataCATACACACTGAAGAAAACTATGAACAcatcatgcaacaatttcattgattttactgagttagagttcatatgaggaaatcagtcaactgaaataaattcattaggtcctcaTCTATGGATTTCCCTACTGGGAGTACAGATAAGCATCTTTTGGCCAAagatagcaacaacaacaaaacaatgtCCTCGGGATCTCATCACTCTATTTTTGtgaattcaaattgccatcaataaaatgcaattgtgtttattgtccgtagcttatgcttgcccataccataaccccaccatgggacactctgttcacaatgttgacatcagctgACCACTcaacatactgccaaattctctaaaacaaagttggaggcggtttatggtaCAGAAATGAATATTAAATGATCTGgaaacagttctggtggacatttctgcaatcagcatgccaattgcacgctccctcaaaacttgtgaCGTctctattgtgttgtgtgacaaaacaaaacattttagatggccttttattgtccccagcacaaagtgcacctgtgtaatgataatgctgtttaatcagcttcttgacatgccacacctgtcaggtggatggaaatACTTTGACatgggagaaatgctcactaacaggaatataaacaaatgtgtgcaaaagaattgagagaaataagctttttgaggGTATGGAaagtttctgggatcttttatttcagctcatgaaacatgggaccaacactttacatgttgtgtttatatttgtgttcagtatagtatgcttacttactttatCATGTTCTTCTATCTGGTGTGTTTCAGTTCTACCTTTTTAGttttagtattacattgttattgattactgcagTGTTGGGGTTAGAGCTGGTTGGAAACTATTTTCACTGTACTTGTGTATGTGACATTCAAACTTGAAACAGcaggagtaaacaacaacaacatttctATTTCATGGATCAGAAACATCCCCTTTACCTCCTTGACAGGCAAATGTCTGCCGGCTATTTTAGCGCAGGCGATCTCCGAGCTACTCCTGCGAGGACCCCTGCGTCTGACGATGTTATCTGGGGGAACGGGAGGACAAGGCGGCCGTGCAGAAGCGCGCCCCCTACTGACCTGGAAGTGATGACTGCAGCTCACATTGTATCTGGAGAAGAGTGGACAAAGCACAAGGAGTCAATAGTGTTGGCTGCACCCAGGACAAAAATGTGATGTCAACAGTGCTGACTTTAAAGTGTAGACCTGTtctggtcagagaggtgtgtGATATAGTAAGAAGACAGGTGAGGTGGCTAGGGTACCTCTTAGCGCAGGTCTTGGAGCAGAACCTTTTGGAGCCCCTGAACTGGCTGGCTGGAGCCAAGCTCTCACAGTACTCGCACTTCAACACTGGTGAGGAGAGAGTCAGACTGTTAGTACAGAGATGACTATgggtcagaggaggctggtgggaggagctataggaggacgggctcattgtaatggctggaatggaataaatggaacgttGTCAAACACATTACAATGATTCCATCCTCTATAGctcatcccaccagcctcctatGCTAGGGATGACAACTACTGTACAGAATCAAGCTATAGTACTGCAACCTCTCACAGACAACTGGATCAGAGgcagaatcaaatcaaaataaagGCTGGTGCATTTGTCAGCTGGTATGGAGTGTATTCTTTAAGGAAGGTAGAAAATATACCACCCACTAACCTGCAGGGCCTCCATTGTCAGCCTGCTGAACACCCATTGCTAGAGGCTCCTTCACTGGCCCAGTCACCTGTCAATCGATGTCAAGTTTGGGTGTTAGAGAAGAATATGTTCTGGCCCTAAAGCAAAGTTCTGTGCAAACAAAACCAcatctcctctcctgatccaTGGTAAGCAGGTAGCTAGGTGCTAGCCAGGTATGTGAACTCACAGGGAAAGGCTCAGCTCCCTCCTGGATGACAAAACCCTCTATGAGGTGGGTGAGGACCTGAGGTTTGACCACCGCCTGGGGCAGAGGGGCTCTGTCTCCCTGACCCCCCACTCCCCgagacaggggcagaggcagagacagggtggggggagaggagaaggctgGCAACACTTTAGGAgctggagaaaaggagagagaggaagtgagggaaCCAGGGTAGAAAAGAGTGTGGGTGAAATGTCAGATTTTTTACACTATTAATTCAAAAAACAAACATGAATTTATCAAATATGAATCTAAGTTTTACAACTTAACCTTAAATCCTTGTATCAAGCGATTGCCAACCTTAGATAGGATTCAACTAAACAAGAACATACATTATGTCTTCAGACATCTTACCTGAGTCCAACGTGGGGGCGGGAGATAGAGGAGGGGCAGAATCTCTCATTGGTGGACAGAAAAGTTGGGAAGGTTCGACTGCCATCTCATTGGTTGCATCAGTTTCCGACTTCCTCTTCAATGAGCCAATTGCAGGCTTTGCCTGATCCAACAGGAAGAGACAAGTTTTGattaacacacacccacacacacatcccaacTCTTTTAGTATCTAAGAGGGTTACCGTGGTGTTCCCTCCAGTAGAGGCTATAGCGGTGCCGTTGTCCTGGGGGCAGCAGCTTCGGGCCTGTGCCAAAGCCTGGGAGTTTCCTACTGAGCCCTGCCTAGCTCCCACCAGCTGGACTGGGACATGGGGCGGGTGGTGGCCCCCCGTGTTGGGCGGAGCCGGGAGGATAGGTGGAGGGTGGCGTGGGGGAAGCTGGACAGGTAAGCGGTGACCCTGTGAGGTTTTGGGCTGTATGTGCACAGGGCCAGAGCTGTGGCTCACCTTGTCCATGTTAGTGTTGGACTGTTGCAGTGGCTGCACCACCAAGGTCTGGGTGTTGACGTTAGTTTTGGGAGCGACTGAACCTATGGGGTAGCCCTGGGAGGAAGTAGGAACGTTGGAGGTGGGGACTAGGATGTGCGTTACCGTGGCAGCAGGGGTAACTGTGGTTACCGCCCGGGCCTGACAAAGGCCTGTGGGGGAGATGAGGagctgggagagagggagcgtgggagagggggaggaggaggcaggaacTGAGCTGGCAGCGGTTGGGGCCATATTCAGCTGGTTTCCAGTCTTGACATTTATACTGGGGAGAGCAGTGGGATGAGTGTAGCTAGTCAGTTTGTTGGCCAtatgttgctgttgctgctgggTGTTCTGAGAgaactgctgctgttgctgctgagaatgctgttgttgttgttgactaaAAGAATAGTTggctgatagagggagagagagagagtttaaagCATGTTTAAAGTTGGAATAAGAGAGACAGTTCTTTGCATCTTAGTGGCACACAAATTGATAAAGAATTGTGTCTGCATATTGGAGGCAAAGATAAGTCCTTTCACCTGCGTCTCTCCTGTCTGGAAACTCCGTCTTCACTGCGGCCACTCTGGGAGTGGAGATACAGTGGAGAGCCAGGTTCTGCACCTGATAGAGTtagtacagggagagagaaaataaggCAAACCATTAGAAACAATATTATCTGTGCAAAATCTTAATTACAGACAAATGTTGACTGAAAAAAAATGCTTCTCACAACAGGAAGTGGTTACTACCTGGTCATTGTCGGATTGGGCATTGGAGGTGGGATGGACttcctgttgctgctgttgttgctgaGGCTGTTGCTGCGCAACTGTCGCCACAGCAGCCGTTGCTGTGCCACCAGGCATGAAGATGAGCTGGGAGGCTGCGAGGGGTGCCCTGAGGGAGCGGTTGACCTGTGGGCTCATAGGTCAGAGGTTATTGAATATAAAGAGGCTCCTTCTCAATTGACAAAAAAAGTATTCTCCTCGTTCAACTCACTCTCAGGTACATCTGGCCCTGCCCGGCTGAGTTCCCACCCAGCAGCACTGATTGGCTGAGAGCTGATGACGTCACTGACGTGGCAGGGCCGAGGGGGCGGGTATTGGTCATGGTCCCTCCCCCAGAGGTGGTGCTCAGATTGACCTGTGACAAGAGGGAAAATGTTGACGCTGCCATATGTCAGGAATCTCAAAGAAAGAAGCTAAGAAACTGCAATTAAGGATAACAGCGCTTGCCATGTTTTATTTGAAATATTGACTGTGAAACTTACAGTGGTGGTTGCTTGGGAGACACTGTGGTTGGGAGAGTTGGACTGGCGACTAGCAGCGAGGGTGgcctgagagagaaacacaaaatGAAAGAGGTCAAGAGAAAGTAAAAACTTTGAACGTTGTGGCAGTGCATTCCTCTGCTTAGTGTTATTGTGGGATAACTAACCTGCTATGTAAGGGATAACTAACGACGGGTGATgcgttctatggaaaataatgaatGACATGGAACGTGTGTTCCACGATGCGCTAGTGAAGTGGAACTGACCTTCCACGGggttgcattattttccagagaacgcaaaGTCCtgagttgattatcccttttataccatggctataatttaacacatttacTGCTAGACATGTGTTAATTTGcgggtagaaatgtgttcaacatccactgaagtagctagcaagtttactagatagctacagttgtcttagtaaacaaacaaacttgctagtttagctaaccaaaaCATCATGCCTAGCTTGCTACTATGAACATCGAATTCAACAATACCAATGCTTTCAATTcaacttttgctttcaaaagcagctcaaacagaACATGCAAGAATGAACTACAGCCATTGAATTCTACAGTGtgttatagggaaataatgcatGCTCCTGAATGCcattcaagccaatcagaaacaagtattcaacaatgccatggtataatagtgttattacctgttattacctgCTACTGTGTTATTAGCTGTTACCCATTAGTCTTATTACCTGTTGTGCTACCTGTTATTGTGTTATTACCTGTTATTATTGTGTTATTGCCTGTTCTGTTACCTTTCATTGTGTTATTAGCTGTTGTGCTACCCGTTATTATTGTGTTATTATTACCTGTTGCACGGCAGCCAGGTTGTGAAGCTGCTGGGCACTGTTGATTTGCTGCTGCAGCATCAGCTGCTGGAAGTACTGGGCTGCGTTCGGCTGTCTCTGCAGCGCCTGAAGGGCCTAGAGAGTACaaatcaccaccatcatcatcctcaacatcatattcattaagatTAACATCACTTCATTGTTCAAATACACACAAGGTCCAAAGGAAATTTGACTTCCGCTTTTAACCCAACCACTacgaaagacacacacacaggtattttctggaggtgcggggggctgcgaCACTGGGTGCCCGGGGAGCTGTTGTTGTGGggaggttaagtgccttgctccaGGGCACAACTGCAGGCAATTGCATTTAGGATTTTATACCAGCAACCCTCAAGTATGCACATGCTCTTCTTGACTGGCCATTCCTAGGCAAGGCTAGTTGTTCAACATTCAGTGCAGACAGTCACCCTGTTATCAAAGATAATGATTCATGCAGCAGGCTTTTTAAAATAAAATCACCTGCACAGCTTGCCTCTCATACAGAGACATGTGGGCTATCTGGGGAGGGCGGGTGTTCCCAGCAGACGGAGCATTCCCATTGGTAGAGCCTGTGTTCTGGTCATCACCTGCATCCATGCTCTCTGCACAAAACACAAATGTCAATCAAATCATGCACTAATTTCTTACAGTACTGTCAAATCATTATTTTTCTTTCTTATATTAACATATATACCATAACAATTGCAAAGTAATTGTATAACCTAGAAATCTATATTCTCAGTATCACACATTTGACCTCAATAGACCCCTACCTAGTTATCACGTTCTAATCTAGTCTATAAATTAACTGGCCATAACTGCTAAAGCTATATCTTGCTGTATGTTTTTGCAGTTGCTATTTTTAGCTAGCGAATGCAATGGGTGAAATTGTCATTAGCGGTaggaggctggctggctgtcaaCAACATGATCGATGACCGAGGGATGCAGCCAGAAGGGAACAAGGACGGACAAAAAGTTGCTCTTCCAAACGTTTACAACGTTAAAATAGACATTCAAAATTAAGGACTGCCAATTGCGTTTTGATATTAGCTAGTTATATAATTTACTTTCAATGACTGGCAATGTTGCATTAGAACAAAACCTAGGCGAGATCATTGCAGCAACAGTGCATATGGCTAACGTTAGCATAGCTAGCTAGAGCTAGATAATAAGTTAACCGCAAGACTTTGTGAAATCTTTCTCTTACCTCAACCTCCTGGAcctttatttgtacttttttaATATAAAATCCAGCTTTTATCCGTAAACGTTTTACGCAATTTGCTTTTGGAAGGAATCTTTGGTGATATTTTTCAGATTATTGTTTGAAGCAAACAACGGTGAGGCAGATGAGAAAAATCccgccccctctctttctttaccGTTCCTTTCCGGCGCCAAAAATTACGTCATTGAGATGCatcagagacagaacagtaggcCAATCCAATTATTGCAAGAACTGCGAGCTCTTTAAATTTTAGGTGTCCAAATACCTTAGAAAATGTGGTAGTAATCTTGCTAAGACCAGAAGAGCTGAGAAGGAAAAGGTGATCATTAAGATAACGTCCCTTTCTCAGAGGTCCCCAGCAGGCCTCTctgggaggagaagatggaactgATTGAGTTACAAAATTAACTGGATAATATATATAGATTCAAAGCAGAAGGAGTCTTTATTAGATCTAGGAAAACATGgattgaggagggagaacagaattcATCCCATTTATTTAGACTTGAGATTTCACTCTACAAATAACACTATCCACAAGTTAAACATTGatggtgttattacagatgaccCAAAATTGAATCGCTAAATACTGTAGCAATTCTTACAGAAATTTGTATAGCTCTACGTACTGTCAGGAATCCACATATATGTTTTTGACTCACTGAATAATGTTCACTCTATCAGTGGCACAGAATCTAAACAGTGTGATGAACTCATCAAAGTTGAAGAGATTATAGAGTctatcaaacatctaaagaacaatAAATCACCAGGTATTGATGGAATTATATCAgaattttacaaattattttctgaacaagtagctcccttcctatttgaagtcttttttttagagagtattaaaaacaatgttctccctcctacaatgactcaggggttaataacactgatacctaagcCTAAAAAAGAAGTGCTGCTCATCAATAACTGGCATCCAATTTGTCTTCTTAATAATGACTATAAGATATTAGGCTTACCACTTGCAAAAATAATCAAATAAGTCctggatgcaatcattgatgaaacacagtctggctttatgaggaacagacatatttctaacaatATCAGTgccatgttctgaccttagttcttttctGGACAgaaagggaccctgggcacaggctggagaatatcgccgccccaaggctgagctggaggcagcgaaagccgagaggtggtggtatgaggaggcagcgtggctggaagcccgagaggaaATCCCAAACATTTCTTGGGaggaggcacacggggagtgtgtcgaagtcaggtaggagacctgcgccaactccccgtgcttaccgtggagagagagggaccgggcaggcaccgtgttatgccgtgaggcacacggtgtccccggtgTGCAGGCATAACCCGGTGCGGTACGTAGCAGCGCCTCATATTGggcgggctagagtgggcatcgagccaggtgccatgaagccggctcagcgtagctggtctccagtgtgtctcctcgggccggggtaCGTGGCACCAGCCCTAcccatggtgtccccggttcgccagacTGGCCTGGCTATGGGGAGCATTCAGCCAGGTAGGGTttggcaggctcggt contains:
- the LOC118371226 gene encoding polyhomeotic-like protein 1; translation: MDAGDDQNTGSTNGNAPSAGNTRPPQIAHMSLYERQAVQALQALQRQPNAAQYFQQLMLQQQINSAQQLHNLAAVQQATLAASRQSNSPNHSVSQATTTVNLSTTSGGGTMTNTRPLGPATSVTSSALSQSVLLGGNSAGQGQMYLRVNRSLRAPLAASQLIFMPGGTATAAVATVAQQQPQQQQQQQEVHPTSNAQSDNDQVQNLALHCISTPRVAAVKTEFPDRRDAANYSFSQQQQQHSQQQQQQFSQNTQQQQQHMANKLTSYTHPTALPSINVKTGNQLNMAPTAASSVPASSSPSPTLPLSQLLISPTGLCQARAVTTVTPAATVTHILVPTSNVPTSSQGYPIGSVAPKTNVNTQTLVVQPLQQSNTNMDKVSHSSGPVHIQPKTSQGHRLPVQLPPRHPPPILPAPPNTGGHHPPHVPVQLVGARQGSVGNSQALAQARSCCPQDNGTAIASTGGNTTAKPAIGSLKRKSETDATNEMAVEPSQLFCPPMRDSAPPLSPAPTLDSAPKVLPAFSSPPTLSLPLPLSRGVGGQGDRAPLPQAVVKPQVLTHLIEGFVIQEGAEPFPVTGPVKEPLAMGVQQADNGGPAVLKCEYCESLAPASQFRGSKRFCSKTCAKRYNVSCSHHFQVSRGRASARPPCPPVPPDNIVRRRGPRRSSSEIACAKIAGRHLPVKECRSESSRSEDVSSCDGEEEEEDSPSLSPSSSLSCPRPAHCDPHLDDSAQGSLPLDEANFLSGSPAHWGVEEVCRFISSLQGCEDLAAQFLSQEIDGQALLLLREEHLISTMNIKLGPALKICAFINSLRD